The DNA sequence atctatgccatgttcttcacatatagatgcttgttctacttctatgtcttgtgagactaaccttttgaaggagaacaatgagctcaaaaatgaagtgaagaatttgagcaacaagttagagaggtgctactactcaaaagtcacctttgagcatatattgaagacgcAAAGAAAGtatggtgacaaatgtggccttggcttcaagaagaagatgacaaagggcaaaagaaagcaagagagagaaaatctctctcatttcatgtgctatcagtgccatgaagtgggacatcttgctaatagttgcccaaacaaagagaagctcaagaagataaaagaagaagagaggctcaagcatgtcaagtgcttcaagtgccgcacttggggtcatctcacctcaatgtgcccaaccaagcaattggtgaagcaacaagtaaagcctcaacaaaagccacaagttgagcaagaaaagaagccccaagttcaagtcaagatctaccatgaagatggtggtgacatggggatgatgaagaagaagacaagaaggggaggtagacaatcaaggtcatcaaaagacctctcccacatcaaatgctttgagtgcaagaatgatggacactttgcctcgaagtgtcctaccaagcttgagaagaaggctcaagcaactctcagGAGGCAAGGCAAtaagaagcaacacatgagcaaggaagaaaaggctcaatcaaagagaagttgctacttatgccgttaaaggggacacatggctcattcatgccccctaggtaataattctaagcctatttcaattgatgattttacaatgcttagaaaggatggtaatggtacctctatggttgctattgcaaaacatcccgctattcatactaaggcatcgcctaagtatgttgctcctaacttgagaggacccaaactagtttgggtaccatcaaagagtggatgattgtttgtaggtaccatcggcattgaaggcttgattcaattgatcttatattattcatcatttgattgagtcaagtattgaagcttagtgcttatcttatcccaatgccaagtcaaaacaagtgaagtccaagtgctacaacatacaagtgcaaatattcaagttgtggtgatttattgcattatttgatggcttgcaaatccATTATTTGAAGCGTGCAAATtggatgatcatgagctaaccaaggtatatctttgttgatcacattcatttgggtgcatatgagttgattgaattggatatatatgcaatgttgcttgctataagatgtttgaatggattaaatgcttagtaatcaagtttggattgatttgggttggataagttcataagataacatttagtaagtggattgaatggatatatgtcttgtgaaagtattcaatcaagttgatttcaagtttgattcaatttgaacaagCATAGCTCAACtgcttgaaatctgtctaattttgaaaaactgagctagcagtgatcaagtctgagattgagtgatcaaatctatttggaatggcttgaaatttggtgtGCATGCTGTACATTTATGATAGAAtatgctgtagaaatttcatgagaattggataagggatacttcggttttggagtggatcttatcagctatagtgcagcagttttcagcatgcagcagtggtggaagaattgaaatctggtagcaatctagaagtcaaatgaagatcaaatttttacagctgctagatgactcagtaaagcacatctccaccaaatttcataatatttggatctgtacattgtgagatatgagTTACTCTTTGAaaggtacagaatctgccagaaaagtgacaattattgtattgatctagagtcacttcaattgaaaggtcctcaagttggaaacatgtttacaagtgtttgaggcacctaagtttggttttgaattgatcttgaagcatgacaagtaatgagtacaaggtcatttgattgtgaaatgtacttggtgtacacatttggtactcaaattgaagatcaaaatcaaactcaagatgaagatgaagtttaagttccaGTAACTATTGAAAATCAtatggtagaaagaaaaggacttaaacaagtagaaagaaaaggacttaaagaaggtttcatggttactcatcatgttaagtccatcacttgaatcaatcaatcaaagtaattcaagtgagtatcaagaatagttctttggagagaggtcacttctccctatgtgaggggcgtgccgcccgaggagtgggtaaaccaagtgtggtgcttggaaggctaacatggaagtggtgatccaaaggacatttgagatacttagttgaagcaatcaaaatgattgatcaagaaagcaagcaacaacccaaaagagagctagtcatgctatttcaagttGTATTCTTATTAGTTCTCTCAAGCAAGCAATAATCAAGATAAGATGAAGCAAGCCAATCACAACAacatagtgcacttgatcataaagtggttttcatttcatatgggtgaagatttgatctatcaattggcatttataattggtcttcaccaagcttattaattggacttcacattgctatttggagctaaattgaaatcttattgactatcctctactccaagatagcaaaggtatcattgtaatgtgcatgatcatttcataccttactagtatgcggttagtgcatatagtacatgcttattaggatcatgcatgacaactgaaaagttttaaattcataacctaccactattgcttgaatgaataattgatctagtggtatgtgtatgagtttgttcatgagctagtgaacccaagtacttgatctattttggattgttaacaagtgacaagtacaacattgacaagataacccttaatgtgaggtgtgaaaaagcttgtcattggttcaaaccggacttggaagcttagtcaaatcaacatagttcaagtctacaattagaagctcatgatgataagagtacaagaacaagatagCAATGAAAATGGATATCTAGACTCAAATGTTTCCTCAATTGGTATCCTACAATTGGTActcatgatagcaaatgttcaagaaagcaaacaagtggttccatactagaagatctTCAATTGGAAGAAGATTTccatatggtatcggacaagatCTTTCAAGTATCCCacttatacatatggtatctatcatacaagaaggtggttccacaagtgatcctcaaatttaagttatcatcaagcaaagaaagttccctcaccaacaagattgacaagtgaatgacccatgctatgacatatggggagtgccccaccaaatggtatcaaggtcaaagatcctatgtggtatctcaagagcaattcaagtaatgtcattccaacacatggtgatgtccatcaaaaatgcaagattcaagcctcaaccatctatcccaatgcaatcctttgtcacaatgagattcactcTTTCACAAAtggtatcaagtgatttaattggtatcacatacctttatggaaattgatgacaaagggggagaagttggaacaaagatatgatcatgggataagttggactaCAAAAGATATGTCTCAAGGGGGaggagagatcaaagatggacatggacaagggagcaacattaaaagaaaagatgatggatcaaaattcttggacaaaagagaagcacacaagtagggggagcaagctcatgaacattgattgtttgcatttgatatgtgcatattcatgtgcttgtttgcattgcataagctttaaattcaatatgcatgcttgtgtggtgtatgctagttatagaacttgattgatgatatgataactagcatgcataggttggtagctagacttgtgttcttcaagtaaagactagacccttgcttttaatgttgatctcacggggtttctagtgttttttgtttagctacacatggtgctaaggatggtgtacattgaatacttcaaatgatatcgatttggtatcgagctacaaaggtttattctatacaccttagcacttagtagggttttgtggtgcttatccaaatcgtgacatagagcttaaatgttggataagtagcataaaatccaaaccaagttagcaatttacacttgtgtgaagtgctagcttgaaaaagcttaatttccatatctttgtagagttgtcatcaattaccaaaaagggggagattgaaaggtccttgtttggttttggtaattgagtgacaacttagatggactaatagtgtttatgtgagatacacaggagattagtccacaggtgatgatgtgatgatggaggagctcattgcatatgagacatgacatggagtcatgtgaccaaggtggagaagatcaagatgaggcttggcttgatggaccggttgcaagagtgaagggcaagtcggaggctttgaagcgatggaccgcgtgtgacggtgaagcttgagcaagacttggcgccgatgaaccgaggcaacggtgaagagcaagtgaggtcaagatcaatgaaccaatacggtcgcgtgatgatatgaagtggatcatatcatttggtgattggttggtgcatgtattgcatcaacattggaggagatggaatggaaagcgcaaggcaaaggtataacctagggcttttccatttcaccggtcataggtgtgtagagaagtttatgaccggatttaggatagatggccgtactatcaagaggggcaaacttgtttgcatatcggtcatctagtgccacttgagcgatctaactttgcatatgtgttaggatcgagtggcgtgaccAGTTTGAGAGACTATCTCCTTTGAAAAATGTTtctgaaatgctaacacacatgcacgtgCGGTATACACTTAGTGATGTTggaacatttacaaaggaggaggAGTTTAAAGGGTGTGCACGTTCCTCGTGAGTCGTCGATGCGTCCCACGCTCAGGCGTCCGACGAATTTGTTTTTTCTCAGGGCTTCGTGAGGTGTACGCGTCAGACACTGGGGCGCATCCGATGGTGCGTAACCAAGTTCAAGACCTCTCTGAGTAGCGTCTGACGTTGAGGCTCTGCGATCGACACGTTGCATCGGCGCGTCCGATGTCTCTATGCGTGCGAGTTAGATCGAAGGGAGACTTGATTGGATGAATTCTCTATTATGCCTATATTTACTATACATATCAAGAGCAACCATAATGAATATAGGCTAAGTAGTCCATAAGGACAGCTTTTGTGTTAGTGGACTAAAGCTATTGTTTAAAAAAAACTCATAGGCGTCAAAATCTGGACGAAAAAACGTGCGCGAAAAAGCAAAATAGAGATTGTGGCTCGCTGGGCTGACGGATGAGTCTAGGTACCAATATAAGAAGTTACAGTATTACATTATGGCCCACGAAAGGCCTTGTCGATTTCAGCCACTACCCTATCGGACACATGCTTGTCAAATATCTTGGGCAGGTTGGCAGACAGGTTAAGCTTGACCGATGTGGTTGAGATCATCTTGTCCCTCGCCACCAAGATCTCCTTCTCCGTCTCTTCCATCTCCTCGACACTCCCCGCACACTTGTTGAGCCACACATGAAGAAGCTCGGCGGCGGAGTGTGCAAGCTGGCCACGCACGATCTCCTCAAGCGCGGCCTCCTTACCCTGCTCCCCGCACTGGATGTCGACGACGACCGCCGTCGGTGACCACAGGCTCCGGACCAGCAGCGACGGCGAGACATACGGCCGGACCTGAGGGATCTTCTCGATGTTGATGCGATGAGCGTCGACGCTGGTCGCGCCATAGTACTTGTCGATGTAGTCCGGGTGGACCGGGAGGTCTCTGCGCGGGAAGAGAtcgaggaggacgacgagggaGGACGGGCCGCCCTGGATGAGCTCCATGAGGAAATGGGGCGCGTCGGTGGTGCCGTTGAGGAACACGACGAGAGAGGTGATGT is a window from the Sorghum bicolor cultivar BTx623 chromosome 5, Sorghum_bicolor_NCBIv3, whole genome shotgun sequence genome containing:
- the LOC8068743 gene encoding red chlorophyll catabolite reductase, whose translation is MLEAWFHRALPTGGAIDITSLVVFLNGTTDAPHFLMELIQGGPSSLVVLLDLFPRRDLPVHPDYIDKYYGATSVDAHRINIEKIPQVRPYVSPSLLVRSLWSPTAVVVDIQCGEQGKEAALEEIVRGQLAHSAAELLHVWLNKCAGSVEEMEETEKEILVARDKMISTTSVKLNLSANLPKIFDKHVSDRVVAEIDKAFRGP